Proteins found in one Planifilum fimeticola genomic segment:
- a CDS encoding ABC transporter ATP-binding protein, whose product MSGQKRTQGPGGRGFGHGAALMMAGQKAKNFKGTLWRLLAYLKPFRLQLSAVIVAATLSTVFMILGPKLTGDAITKLFEGSFAKLKGIPGAAIDFHGIAQILILIAGLYVFSSLFSYIQQYLMATVAQKTVYHLRQEVNEKLKKLPLKYYDGHPHGETLSRVTNDIDLIGTTLQQSMAQFITSFVTIVGIIIMMLTISPLLTVISIASLSMSIFFMRPILKRSQKRFADQQRTLGELNGHIEETYTGHQIVKAFGREKKAIERFDEVNEQLYDAGRAAQFISGIIMPLMLFVGNFGYVMICVFGGILVTQRAISIGDIHAFISYSRQFSQPVTQTANIANIIQATIAAAERVFELLDEEEEVAETAASALTRAKGAVTFDHVSFSYGDEPLIEDMNIDVKPGQTVAIVGPTGAGKTTLINLLMRFYDVRSGSIKIDGIDIRELSRENLRATFGMVLQDTWLFNGTIKENIAYGKDGATDAEIFAAAKAACADHFIRTLPDGYDTVINEEASNISQGQKQLLTIARAILADPPIMILDEATSNVDTRTELLIQQAMNRLMEGRTSFVIAHRLSTIRNADLILVMDQGKVVEQGTHHELLKANGFYADLYNSQFPNKTAV is encoded by the coding sequence ATGAGCGGGCAAAAAAGGACGCAAGGACCTGGCGGACGCGGTTTCGGGCACGGTGCCGCCTTGATGATGGCCGGCCAAAAGGCCAAGAATTTTAAAGGTACGTTGTGGCGGCTTCTGGCGTATTTAAAACCGTTTCGCCTGCAACTTTCCGCCGTCATCGTTGCTGCGACGTTGAGCACCGTTTTTATGATCCTTGGACCGAAATTGACCGGAGATGCAATCACCAAATTGTTTGAAGGCAGCTTCGCCAAGCTGAAGGGCATACCTGGCGCCGCCATCGACTTTCACGGCATTGCCCAAATTTTGATCCTGATCGCCGGATTATATGTGTTCAGCAGTTTGTTCAGTTATATTCAGCAGTACCTCATGGCAACGGTCGCGCAAAAAACGGTGTACCATCTGCGGCAAGAAGTCAACGAAAAGCTCAAAAAACTGCCCCTCAAATACTACGACGGCCATCCGCACGGGGAGACGTTGAGCCGCGTTACCAATGATATCGACCTGATCGGCACGACCCTCCAACAAAGTATGGCACAGTTCATTACGTCGTTTGTGACCATTGTCGGGATCATCATCATGATGTTGACGATCAGCCCGCTATTGACGGTGATTTCCATCGCCAGCTTGTCGATGTCGATTTTTTTCATGCGTCCCATTTTGAAAAGATCGCAAAAACGTTTTGCGGACCAACAGCGCACGCTCGGCGAACTCAACGGCCATATCGAAGAAACCTATACGGGACATCAGATTGTGAAGGCCTTTGGCCGTGAGAAAAAGGCGATCGAACGGTTCGACGAGGTCAATGAACAATTGTATGACGCCGGACGCGCCGCCCAATTTATTTCGGGCATCATCATGCCGTTGATGCTTTTCGTCGGCAACTTCGGATACGTCATGATCTGCGTCTTCGGCGGCATTTTAGTGACACAGCGCGCGATATCCATCGGCGATATCCACGCGTTCATTTCATATTCCCGGCAGTTCTCGCAACCGGTCACCCAGACGGCGAACATCGCAAACATCATCCAAGCGACGATCGCGGCGGCGGAACGCGTTTTTGAACTGCTTGATGAAGAAGAAGAAGTGGCAGAAACCGCCGCGTCCGCATTGACCCGCGCAAAAGGTGCCGTGACGTTTGACCATGTCTCCTTTAGCTACGGAGACGAACCGCTTATTGAGGATATGAACATCGATGTGAAACCCGGGCAAACCGTGGCGATCGTCGGACCGACGGGCGCGGGCAAGACAACCTTGATCAACCTGTTGATGCGGTTTTACGATGTTCGAAGCGGGAGCATCAAAATCGATGGCATTGACATCCGCGAATTGTCCAGGGAAAATCTTCGCGCCACCTTCGGCATGGTGCTCCAGGATACGTGGCTTTTTAACGGAACGATCAAAGAGAATATCGCGTACGGAAAAGACGGGGCGACGGATGCAGAAATTTTTGCGGCGGCGAAGGCGGCCTGTGCGGACCATTTCATCCGGACACTGCCGGACGGTTACGACACCGTCATCAACGAGGAGGCATCCAACATCTCTCAAGGGCAAAAGCAACTTTTGACCATCGCCCGGGCCATCCTCGCCGACCCGCCGATCATGATTCTGGATGAAGCGACATCCAACGTCGATACACGGACGGAACTTTTGATCCAGCAAGCGATGAACCGTTTGATGGAAGGGCGGACGAGTTTTGTGATCGCCCACCGTCTGTCGACGATCCGGAACGCCGATCTCATTTTGGTCATGGATCAAGGGAAGGTTGTCGAACAAGGAACCCACCACGAGCTTCTGAAAGCGAACGGATTTTATGCTGACCTCTATAACAGCCAGTTTCCGAACAAAACGGCCGTCTGA
- a CDS encoding nucleotidyltransferase domain-containing protein, producing MIQPIYLQVLRKIHDGLAGSSAVWAVTGSLGMALQGMPMTVNDIDIQTDRSGAYEIERRFAPFVTRKVTFSEAETIRSHFGSLTIDGIRVEIMGDIQKRLEDWRWEEPVDPARFRLYVERDGMRIPVLSLEYEYRAYLRLGRREKAETIRRWLEGQNS from the coding sequence TTGATCCAACCCATCTACCTCCAGGTTCTCCGGAAAATTCACGACGGCTTGGCCGGCTCCTCCGCGGTCTGGGCGGTCACCGGCAGCCTGGGCATGGCCCTGCAGGGAATGCCGATGACGGTAAACGATATCGACATTCAGACCGACCGCTCCGGCGCCTACGAGATCGAAAGGCGCTTCGCCCCCTTTGTCACGCGAAAGGTGACCTTTTCCGAGGCGGAGACCATCCGCTCCCACTTCGGCAGCCTGACCATCGACGGCATCCGGGTGGAGATCATGGGCGACATCCAAAAGCGGCTGGAGGACTGGCGTTGGGAAGAACCCGTCGATCCGGCCCGCTTTCGCCTGTATGTGGAAAGGGATGGAATGCGCATCCCGGTCCTCTCCCTGGAGTATGAATACCGGGCTTATCTGCGTCTGGGCCGCAGGGAGAAGGCGGAGACGATCCGGAGGTGGCTGGAGGGACAAAATTCCTGA